In the genome of Carnobacterium pleistocenium FTR1, one region contains:
- a CDS encoding Asp23/Gls24 family envelope stress response protein — MAVKIKTQFGTIDISNEVIATVVGGAATEIFGIVGMASKSQIRDNLNDILKKENYSRGVIVRQEDNGVAVDIYIIVSYGIKVSEVSRNVQEIVKYNLETMLGVTANTVNIYVQGVRVLND, encoded by the coding sequence ATGGCAGTTAAAATCAAAACACAATTTGGAACAATAGATATCTCAAACGAAGTCATTGCGACTGTTGTTGGTGGTGCTGCAACTGAAATTTTTGGAATCGTTGGTATGGCAAGTAAGAGCCAAATACGGGATAATTTGAATGATATACTAAAAAAAGAGAACTATTCACGTGGAGTAATCGTTCGCCAAGAAGATAATGGCGTAGCAGTTGATATCTACATTATTGTGAGTTACGGAATAAAAGTTTCTGAAGTTAGCCGTAATGTGCAAGAAATCGTAAAATACAATTTGGAAACAATGTTAGGTGTAACCGCTAATACTGTAAATATTTATGTTCAAGGTGTTCGTGTACTAAATGACTAA
- the rpmB gene encoding 50S ribosomal protein L28: MAKECVITGRKARSGNNRSHAMNKSKRTWGANLQKVRIMIDGSPQKVWVSARALKSGKIARV, translated from the coding sequence ATGGCTAAAGAATGTGTAATTACAGGACGTAAAGCAAGAAGCGGAAATAACCGCTCTCACGCTATGAACAAATCAAAACGTACTTGGGGTGCTAACTTACAAAAAGTTCGTATCATGATCGACGGCTCACCTCAAAAAGTTTGGGTATCTGCTCGAGCACTTAAATCTGGTAAAATTGCACGCGTATAA